In Paraburkholderia sp. PGU19, the sequence CTCGCGAGGGAATCGGCCGAAGCACGTGGCTGGGCGTGCGGCGCGATTGCGCGCCCGCGAACGATGTCGTGATCGACCACGACGTCGTCGAGCGTGCACAGCGCGAAGCGACGCGTCCGGCGGCCGACGCGCGGATCTGATCAGGGGAGTGTTTCGTGTCACGCATATTCACACTGGACAGCCCGCTCGGCGACAGCCTGAAGTTTCGTCGCCTGAGCGGCGACGAGGAACTCGGCCGGATGTTCGAGTTTCGCATCGAGGCGCTGGCCGACAGTCACAGCCTGTCGCTGCACGCATTGCTCGGGCAGTCCGTTACCGTGCGCATCGAGCAGCAGGGGAGCGCGACCCGCTATCTGAACGGTCTCGTCGCGCGCGCCGCATTGGCGGGGCGCGATGCCGAACGCCACTACTGTTATGAACTCGTGGTGCGGCCGTGGCTCTGGCTGGCGACGCGCCGCGCCGATTGCCGGATCTTCCAGATGCGCAGCGTGCCGGAGATCGTGCAGGAAACGCTGGCGCCTTACGGGTTTCAGATCGAGAGCCGGCTGAGCGATCAGTACGCGCCGCGCGAGTATTGCGTCCAGTACAACGAAACCGATGCGGATTTCGTGTCGCGGCTGATCGAGCAGGAAGGCATCTACTACTACTTCGAGCATGCGTCCGGCAAGCACACGCTGGTGCTGTGCGACGCGATGGCTTCACATCGCGCGTTGCCCGGCTACGCGACGATTCCTTATGTTGGACAGGACCGCGCAGCCATCGCGGACGAGGAGCATATCGACAGCTGGGTGCCCGCGAAGGAAGTCAATCCGGGCCGGCACGAAGCGGGCGACTACGATTTCACGAAGCCGCGCGCCGATCTTTCCGTGCGTCGCGCCGATCCTCGCGGGCACGATCATGACAGCCTCGCTGTCTACGAATGGCCGGGCGGCTATCGCGACGACGCGCATGGCGAGCGCTGCAACCGTGTGAGGCTCGAAGAGCTGCAGGCGGAGCACGAGCGCGCGGCAGGTCACACCGATGTGCGCGGCGCCGCGCCGGGCTACCTGTTCACGCTGAAGCACTGCCCGCGCGAGGACCAGAATCGCGAATATCTGATCGTGCGTTGCTGGTATCGCTTCGAAGAGAATGCCTATGCGAGCCACGACGGCGACGAAGTGCGGCACGACACGCAACTCGTCGCACAGCCCGCGAGCCTGCCGTACCGCTCGCGGCGCACGACGCCATGCCCGCGCACGAGCGGTCCGCAAACCGCCGTCGTCACGGGACCGCAGGGCGAGGAAATCTGGACTGATCAGTACGGGCGCGTGAAGCTCCAGTTCCATTGGGACCGCTATGGGCATGGCGACGAAAACACTTCTTGCTGGGTGCGTGTCTCGTCGCCCTGGGCGGGCGGCGGCTTCGGCGGCGTGCAGGTGCCGCGCGTCGGCGACGAAGTGATCGTCGATTTTCTCAATGGTGATCCGGATTACCCCATCGTCACCGGCCGCGTCTACAACGCCGACCGGATGCCGCCGTGGGCGCTTCCCGTGAGCGCGACGCAAAGCGGCATCCTGTCGCGCTCGACGCCAGGCGGTTCGAGTGCGCATGCGAACGCGCTGCGCTTCGAAGACCGCAAAGGCGCCGAGCAGTTCTGGATGCATGCGGAGCGCAATCTCGACATCGAAGCCGAACAGGACCATACGGCATTGATCGGCAGGGACCGCACGCAGACCATCGGGCGCAACGAGACCGTCAACGTGCAGAACGATCGCGCGAAGCAGATCGGCAGCAATGAGACGGTCAGCGTCGGGCAGCATCGGACAGCGCAGGTCGGCGGGAACGAGAGCCTTGCCGTCGGAGGCGACCGCTCGTCGGAGGTCGCGCAGAACGAGACGGTTTCCGTCGGCGCGAACCGCTTCGTCAGCGTTGCAGGCAACCACACGGAAACAGTGGCTGTCGCGAAGGCTGAAACGATCGGTGCGGGCAAGGCGCTGACGATCGGCGGTCTATATCAGACGACCGTCGCGGGCGCGATGAACACGTCGGTCGGACTTGCGCATGTCGATGAAGTCGGCCTTGTGCGCACGACGGTGATTGGGCTCGATCACAACATGAGCGTCGGCGGCTCGCAATCGTTCAGTGTGGCGAACGACCACGCCGTTCAGGCGGACGGGCAAGTCCAGATCGTCGCGGGACAGCAGCTCAGCCTCGTGTGCGGCAAGTCGAGCATCACGATGGACAGCGCCGGCAACGTCACGATCCAGGGCGTGGACGTGAAAGCCGTCGGTTCGTCGAGCCATAGCATCGTGGCGTCCACCGTCAGTTCGTCGGCGAGCGGCGAGCATACGATCGAAGGCGCGCTGCTCAAGCTGAACCCATAGCGAGCGAGGCATGGACAACTGGCAACCGGACAATCCCGTCGAACGACGCCTGATGCTCGCGCATGAGGACTGGCTGTGTTTCGCGCGCGCCCGCGATGCGCGCGTCATGATCTGGCAAACGGACGAGACCGATGCGCAGATCGTCCAGCTCTATTTTCAGGGGCAGCAGGACGTCGGCTGTTGTGTGTTCGACATGCACGATTCCTTCGTCGATGGAAGCCAGTATTCGCGCATGCTCAGTCAAGAAGTGATCCGCTTCTATGACGCGCGGCGCGAAGCGTCCGCTGCGCAAGGCATGCGAGCCGACTGGCAAGCGCCGCGAGAAGATGCATCGTTTGCGGCGGGCCAGGCGCGAGACGCGGCGACGGGTTATCTGCTCGCGGTGCTCGGCAGCCTGATGGACCATCATCCGGATGTATTTCCGGGCATCGTGCTGGTCCTTCAGCCTGACGAAGTGAGCGACCATGCCGCACTGGAGCACTGGCTGGAACATCTGCTGCAGGCGCTGAACCGGTTGCCCGCGCTGAGCGGACGCTTGCGTATCGTGCTGCCTGCAATCGATCCGGAGCCGTTTGCGCGGCTCGCCGCACGCCGGCCGGCCGCCGTCCGGATCATCCACGGCCGATATGCGATGCAAGGGCTTGGGCGAGAACTGCTCGCGCAGTCGGGCGAGCGCGGTTCGAGCGGCGGGTTCCGGCGTCTGTTCGTCGAACTGACCGAGGCCGTCGGTCATGGTGATCCGGCGAAGCTCGAATTGTTGCGCGCGGCGGCATTGCAGATCGCGCAGGCCGAGCGCTGGCCTGATCAGGTTGTTGTCGTGCATCTGCTGGCGGCATCCGCGCATCTGAAGCGGCATGATTTCGACGGCGCGCTGGCGGCCTATCGCGAGGCGGGCGCGGCGGCCTCGCAGGCGGTCGCGCAAAACCATCCCGCGGGCCATAAGCTCGCCGTCAACGCGCTGTTCGGCGAGGCAAGCGTGCATCTGATGAGGCACGCGCACCCTTATGCCGCCCAGTGTTATGAACGCGCCGCTGCCGCGGCGGCGGCGGCGCGTGATCCCGTTCTCGGCGTCGAGGCGTGGCGAATGAGCGCGCTGTGCTGGCATCGTTCTGGTGAGCGCGACCACGCGCTGGAGGCGGGATTCCACGCGCTGGATGCCGGGCTCGGCATCGAAGCGTCGCAACGCGCGAACAGCAATCTTCGGCTCGCGGCCGAGTGGATGATCCAGCACACAGGCGCATCCGGCAGACAGCGACGCGAACTCGACGAGCGGTTCGACGTGCTTTTTTCCGACGGCTGAACCAGGAGCAGGGGAGAAACACGGCGATGGCATTGCCCGCAGTCAGGCACCTCGATCCCGTTATCGGCGTGGACGTGCACAGTGTCGTGATCGCGCCCGAGCCTGTGCCTGTGCCGCTGCCTCATCCGCATGTCGGCTTCGTGCTCGATCTGCGCGAATACGTGAACG encodes:
- the tssI gene encoding type VI secretion system tip protein VgrG; the encoded protein is MSRIFTLDSPLGDSLKFRRLSGDEELGRMFEFRIEALADSHSLSLHALLGQSVTVRIEQQGSATRYLNGLVARAALAGRDAERHYCYELVVRPWLWLATRRADCRIFQMRSVPEIVQETLAPYGFQIESRLSDQYAPREYCVQYNETDADFVSRLIEQEGIYYYFEHASGKHTLVLCDAMASHRALPGYATIPYVGQDRAAIADEEHIDSWVPAKEVNPGRHEAGDYDFTKPRADLSVRRADPRGHDHDSLAVYEWPGGYRDDAHGERCNRVRLEELQAEHERAAGHTDVRGAAPGYLFTLKHCPREDQNREYLIVRCWYRFEENAYASHDGDEVRHDTQLVAQPASLPYRSRRTTPCPRTSGPQTAVVTGPQGEEIWTDQYGRVKLQFHWDRYGHGDENTSCWVRVSSPWAGGGFGGVQVPRVGDEVIVDFLNGDPDYPIVTGRVYNADRMPPWALPVSATQSGILSRSTPGGSSAHANALRFEDRKGAEQFWMHAERNLDIEAEQDHTALIGRDRTQTIGRNETVNVQNDRAKQIGSNETVSVGQHRTAQVGGNESLAVGGDRSSEVAQNETVSVGANRFVSVAGNHTETVAVAKAETIGAGKALTIGGLYQTTVAGAMNTSVGLAHVDEVGLVRTTVIGLDHNMSVGGSQSFSVANDHAVQADGQVQIVAGQQLSLVCGKSSITMDSAGNVTIQGVDVKAVGSSSHSIVASTVSSSASGEHTIEGALLKLNP